The following coding sequences lie in one Prevotella sp. oral taxon 299 str. F0039 genomic window:
- a CDS encoding TrkH family potassium uptake protein translates to MINWKIIFKILGSLLFIETALLLSSVAVSLFYHEFDSLAFIVSSLITLFFAFFFRSLGNEAENSMSRRDAYLVVTLSWIIFSIFGSLPFMITGAIPHFTDAFFETMSGFTTTGATIIDDVESLPHGLLFWRSMTHWIGGLGIVFFTIALLPSLVGGSVKIFSAEATGPIQSKLHPRLSTNSKWIWSVYLILTIACIASFKLCGMGLFDCINYSMAITATGGFSTHNSSILYFHSSTIEYLSIFFCFASGVNFTLLYMAMAKRRFKTLFHNAEFIFYCFLVLAATAFIMFELIYQNGYALEKAFRSSLFQVVSFITTTGLFSDDAGKWPHVTWVILALCMFFGACSGSTSGGLKCVRGVLILKIISNQFKQILHPNAVLPLKIDGVNINIRKRVTLLAFLAIYLILAVIAAFAMIAAGVDNTNAITIALSSMSNVGPTLGIEIGPTMSWSILPDFAKWICSALMLVGRLEIFTVLVILTPEFWKRT, encoded by the coding sequence ATGATTAATTGGAAGATTATATTTAAGATTCTAGGTTCATTATTATTTATCGAAACAGCCCTACTCCTTAGTAGCGTTGCAGTATCTCTTTTTTACCATGAGTTCGATTCTTTAGCTTTTATTGTATCCTCTCTAATTACTCTTTTCTTTGCTTTCTTCTTTCGTTCGTTAGGTAATGAAGCAGAAAACAGCATGTCTAGACGGGATGCTTACTTAGTTGTTACGCTCTCATGGATTATCTTTAGTATCTTTGGTTCATTGCCTTTCATGATTACAGGAGCCATACCTCATTTCACCGATGCTTTTTTTGAAACGATGTCGGGCTTCACTACCACAGGAGCAACCATCATAGACGATGTTGAATCCTTACCCCATGGCTTACTTTTCTGGCGTTCTATGACCCATTGGATAGGCGGATTAGGAATCGTTTTCTTTACAATTGCACTACTTCCATCTCTTGTTGGAGGCTCTGTTAAAATCTTCTCGGCAGAAGCTACAGGACCTATTCAATCAAAATTACATCCCCGTCTAAGTACAAACTCGAAATGGATCTGGAGCGTCTACCTCATTCTTACAATTGCATGTATAGCTAGTTTCAAACTTTGTGGAATGGGATTATTCGATTGTATCAACTATTCTATGGCTATAACTGCCACTGGTGGCTTTTCAACTCACAACAGTAGTATCCTTTATTTCCATTCTTCTACGATTGAATACCTTTCTATCTTTTTCTGTTTTGCATCAGGAGTCAACTTCACTTTATTATATATGGCAATGGCTAAACGCCGTTTTAAGACATTATTTCACAATGCTGAATTTATCTTTTATTGCTTTTTAGTATTAGCTGCTACTGCTTTTATCATGTTCGAGCTTATCTATCAAAATGGATATGCACTCGAAAAGGCATTCAGAAGTAGTCTTTTCCAAGTCGTTTCCTTCATCACTACCACAGGACTTTTTAGCGATGACGCAGGAAAATGGCCTCACGTAACTTGGGTTATCTTAGCATTGTGTATGTTCTTCGGTGCTTGTTCTGGTAGTACTAGCGGTGGTTTGAAATGTGTTCGTGGTGTATTGATTCTCAAAATTATATCTAATCAGTTCAAACAGATATTACACCCCAATGCCGTTCTACCCCTAAAAATTGATGGAGTAAATATCAATATTCGCAAACGAGTAACCCTACTAGCTTTCCTTGCCATTTATTTAATATTGGCTGTAATTGCTGCTTTCGCGATGATTGCAGCAGGAGTAGATAACACCAACGCTATTACCATTGCATTAAGTAGTATGAGTAACGTTGGACCTACACTGGGAATTGAGATTGGACCTACTATGTCGTGGAGCATATTGCCCGACTTTGCAAAATGGATTTGTTCTGCATTGATGCTCGTAGGACGCTTAGAAATATTTACAGTACTCGTTATTCTAACCCCAGAGTTCTGGAAAAGAACCTAA
- a CDS encoding YiiX/YebB-like N1pC/P60 family cysteine hydrolase, giving the protein MMKYLLVALLSCFVCIACNKQEGERMSDVTTTSELKEGDLLFCVQQNKNAISDVTQGFNGEKITHVAIFHNDSTGSFALEASFMGVKLTPLDKFKKWLKLNKVPYVLVGRLKNRDNIEASVQNAMKYIGKRYDFKFNSTDDEIYCSELVQLCYKDKANNLIFKPIPMSFHDSTGVVTDYWKKYYARWKMEVPEGAPGSNPGNLSMSNQLNIVYRWLYDN; this is encoded by the coding sequence ATGATGAAGTATCTATTAGTGGCTCTACTCTCATGTTTCGTGTGCATAGCATGCAACAAGCAAGAGGGGGAAAGGATGAGCGATGTTACTACAACATCTGAGTTAAAAGAGGGCGACCTTTTATTTTGCGTGCAACAAAATAAAAATGCCATTAGCGATGTAACACAGGGCTTTAATGGTGAGAAGATCACTCATGTGGCTATTTTTCACAACGATTCTACGGGTAGTTTTGCACTCGAAGCCTCTTTTATGGGAGTGAAATTAACCCCTCTTGATAAGTTCAAAAAGTGGCTAAAGCTAAATAAAGTACCTTACGTTTTGGTGGGACGACTAAAAAATCGGGACAATATTGAGGCGTCGGTACAAAACGCAATGAAGTATATCGGAAAGCGTTATGATTTTAAATTCAATTCGACCGACGATGAGATTTATTGCAGTGAGCTTGTTCAACTATGTTATAAGGACAAAGCTAACAACCTTATTTTTAAGCCTATCCCCATGAGTTTCCATGATAGCACGGGCGTTGTGACCGACTATTGGAAGAAATATTATGCTCGTTGGAAGATGGAAGTGCCCGAAGGAGCACCAGGAAGTAATCCAGGTAATTTGTCGATGAGCAACCAACTCAACATCGTTTATCGTTGGTTATACGACAATTAA
- the trkA gene encoding Trk system potassium transporter TrkA — translation MKIIIVGAYAIGTHLAELLSRNNEDIVLIDNNEDNLVRLDRDFDLLTICAEPTSIKTLKEAGAEHADLLIAVTPQETVNINICVLAKNLGTKRTVAKIDSLEYLNEGMDKFFKQVGVDSLIYPEMLAAKDIISGLKMSWVRQRWDIHNGALVMLSIKLREGCTILNQPLKSISEHKEPYHIVAIRRGDETIVPGGDDELKLYDLVYFMTTKNYIPYIRKVVGKEDYDDVKNVMIMGGGNTSVRVASTLPSYMSAKIIELDEARCEELNELLDSDTMIINGDGRDISLLKEEGIRNTQAFVAVTANVETNILACLTAKRLGVRKTVALVDNIDYISMAESLDIGTIVNKKTIAASEIYQMMLDPNANNMRFIMTSNADIAEFKVQEGSKITKKKVYELGLPTGLTLGGLVRNGEGMLISGGTQIEAGDIVMVFCHDLRITKIERYFN, via the coding sequence ATGAAGATTATTATTGTTGGAGCTTATGCCATTGGAACTCATTTGGCAGAGTTATTATCTCGTAATAACGAGGACATCGTATTAATAGACAATAACGAAGATAACCTTGTTCGCTTAGATAGAGATTTCGACTTACTTACTATTTGTGCAGAACCAACAAGCATAAAAACATTAAAAGAGGCAGGCGCTGAACATGCTGACCTACTTATAGCAGTCACTCCACAAGAAACTGTCAATATAAATATATGCGTATTGGCAAAGAACTTGGGGACAAAACGAACCGTTGCAAAGATAGATAGTTTAGAATATCTTAACGAAGGCATGGATAAATTCTTCAAACAAGTGGGCGTCGACTCACTTATTTATCCTGAAATGCTTGCTGCAAAGGACATTATATCAGGCTTAAAGATGAGTTGGGTGCGTCAACGTTGGGACATTCACAATGGTGCTTTGGTGATGCTTAGTATCAAATTGCGAGAAGGTTGCACCATATTGAATCAACCTCTCAAAAGCATTAGCGAGCACAAAGAGCCTTATCACATTGTAGCCATACGTCGTGGAGACGAAACAATCGTTCCTGGTGGAGACGATGAACTAAAACTTTACGACCTTGTTTACTTCATGACCACCAAAAATTACATTCCTTATATTCGCAAAGTTGTAGGTAAAGAAGACTACGACGATGTGAAAAACGTTATGATTATGGGCGGAGGTAACACCTCAGTGCGTGTTGCTTCGACCCTACCAAGCTATATGTCGGCTAAAATTATCGAGTTAGACGAAGCGAGATGCGAAGAACTTAACGAGCTACTCGATAGCGACACAATGATAATTAATGGCGACGGAAGAGACATTAGCTTGTTAAAAGAAGAAGGAATACGCAACACTCAAGCCTTTGTTGCAGTAACTGCTAATGTCGAAACCAATATTCTTGCTTGCTTAACTGCTAAAAGACTCGGCGTAAGAAAGACCGTTGCGCTGGTGGATAACATTGATTATATCAGTATGGCAGAAAGCCTTGACATCGGAACAATTGTGAATAAGAAGACCATTGCGGCAAGTGAAATCTACCAAATGATGCTCGATCCCAATGCGAACAACATGAGATTCATCATGACTTCGAATGCAGACATCGCAGAATTCAAGGTTCAAGAAGGTTCAAAAATCACCAAAAAGAAAGTCTACGAGCTTGGTTTACCAACAGGATTAACCTTAGGTGGACTTGTAAGAAACGGCGAAGGTATGCTTATTAGCGGTGGAACTCAGATTGAAGCAGGCGACATTGTGATGGTATTCTGTCACGATTTACGAATAACAAAGATAGAAAGATACTTTAATTAA
- the dxs gene encoding 1-deoxy-D-xylulose-5-phosphate synthase translates to MIENENLRLLDKITFPKDLRQLSIEQLPQVCKELRQTIINELSVNPGHLASSLGTVELTVALHYVFATPTDRLVWDVGHQAYGHKILTGRKEVFSTNRKLNGVRPFPSPSESEYDTFACGHASNSISAALGMAVAAKRLNKKDQHTVAIIGDGSMSGGLAFEGLNNVSSTPNDMLIILNDNNMSIDRSVGGMEKYLLQLDTNETYNKIRFKASQWLHSKGYLTDKRRQMIIRLNNAIKSALSSQQNVFEGMNIRYFGPFEGHDVIELVHMLRRLKDMKGPKMLHLHTIKGKGYAPAEEQATVWHAPGKFDPATGTRIVSDETNTPPRYQDVFGETLLELAKMNDKIVGVTPAMPTGCSMNIMMDEMPDRTFDVGIAEGHAVTFSAGMAKDGLIPFCNIYSAFAQRAYDNIIHDTALLNLPVIFCFDRAGLVGEDGPTHHGMFDLAALLPVPNLIISSPMDEYELRRLMYTAQLPNHGPFVIRYPRGKGTIVDWRCPLEAVEIGKGRCLTEGEDVAVITLGPLGNDVQQIIKELSSEGNNISVAHYDLRFLKPLDEQLLHEVGKKFKRIITIEDAIRNGGMGCSITCWMKDHNYHPTIIRMGAPDRFIEHGTVDELRKIAGYDKAAIKQEILS, encoded by the coding sequence ATGATTGAGAACGAAAATTTAAGATTATTAGACAAGATAACATTTCCTAAAGATTTGAGACAATTAAGCATAGAACAATTGCCTCAAGTATGCAAGGAACTGCGACAAACTATAATAAATGAGCTATCTGTTAATCCTGGACATCTCGCTTCGTCATTAGGAACAGTAGAACTTACGGTGGCATTGCATTACGTTTTTGCTACACCTACTGACAGATTGGTGTGGGATGTGGGTCATCAAGCCTATGGACATAAGATACTTACAGGCAGAAAAGAAGTTTTTTCGACCAATCGTAAGTTAAACGGAGTTCGCCCATTTCCATCTCCTTCAGAAAGCGAATACGACACTTTTGCATGCGGACATGCATCAAATTCTATCTCAGCAGCATTAGGAATGGCTGTTGCGGCTAAGCGTTTGAATAAAAAGGATCAACATACCGTGGCTATTATTGGCGATGGTTCGATGAGTGGTGGGTTAGCTTTTGAAGGCTTAAACAACGTATCTTCTACCCCAAATGACATGTTAATTATCTTAAATGATAACAACATGAGTATAGATAGAAGCGTTGGTGGAATGGAAAAGTATTTATTACAACTTGATACTAATGAGACTTATAATAAAATAAGGTTCAAAGCTTCGCAATGGTTACATTCAAAAGGCTACCTAACAGATAAGCGTAGACAAATGATTATACGACTAAATAATGCCATAAAATCAGCATTAAGCAGTCAACAGAATGTCTTCGAAGGTATGAATATACGCTATTTTGGTCCCTTTGAAGGACACGATGTAATTGAACTTGTTCACATGTTACGCCGTTTAAAAGACATGAAAGGTCCCAAGATGCTACACCTTCACACCATAAAAGGAAAGGGATACGCTCCTGCAGAAGAGCAAGCTACGGTGTGGCATGCGCCTGGAAAGTTCGATCCTGCAACGGGAACACGAATAGTTAGCGATGAAACCAATACACCACCACGTTATCAAGATGTCTTTGGAGAAACTCTTTTAGAACTTGCTAAGATGAATGATAAGATCGTAGGAGTGACTCCTGCCATGCCAACAGGTTGTTCAATGAATATCATGATGGATGAAATGCCCGATCGAACATTTGATGTTGGAATTGCAGAAGGACACGCTGTGACGTTCTCTGCGGGTATGGCTAAAGATGGTTTGATACCTTTTTGTAACATATATAGCGCCTTTGCGCAACGTGCTTACGATAATATTATCCACGATACTGCCCTACTAAACCTTCCAGTTATATTTTGTTTCGACCGTGCAGGCTTAGTAGGTGAAGACGGACCAACACATCATGGAATGTTTGATCTTGCAGCTTTATTGCCTGTACCCAATCTTATTATATCGTCTCCAATGGACGAATATGAGCTAAGAAGACTAATGTACACAGCCCAATTGCCTAATCATGGTCCATTTGTGATACGCTATCCTCGTGGAAAAGGAACTATTGTCGATTGGCGTTGCCCTCTAGAAGCTGTAGAAATAGGTAAAGGACGTTGTTTAACTGAGGGAGAAGACGTTGCCGTTATCACCTTAGGTCCTTTAGGAAACGACGTTCAACAGATTATAAAGGAATTGAGTTCTGAAGGCAATAACATTAGTGTTGCCCATTACGACCTTCGATTTTTAAAACCACTGGATGAACAATTACTTCACGAAGTGGGTAAAAAGTTCAAGCGAATAATCACTATTGAAGATGCAATAAGAAATGGTGGAATGGGCTGTAGTATTACCTGCTGGATGAAAGACCATAATTACCATCCTACAATTATAAGGATGGGAGCACCTGATAGGTTCATTGAACATGGAACAGTTGATGAGTTACGCAAGATTGCAGGATATGATAAAGCTGCAATAAAACAAGAAATTTTAAGTTAA
- the era gene encoding GTPase Era, with product MHKAGFVNIVGNPNVGKSTLMNLLVGEKISIATFKAQTTRHRIMGIVNTEDMQIVFSDTPGVLKPNYRLQESMLAFSESALTDADILLYVTDVIENPEKNIEFLEKVQHLDIPIILLINKIDMSDQKTLGSLVEKWHSLLPKAEILPLSALNKFGVDILLNRIKDLLPDSPPFFDKDQLTDKPARFFVSEIIREKILLFYDKEIPYSVEVRVEEFKEDSKLIRIRVIIYVERNSQKGIIIGHQGVALKKVSSEARKSLERFFGKKIYLEIFVKVDKDWRSSQKELDSFGYNPE from the coding sequence ATGCATAAAGCAGGTTTTGTTAATATTGTTGGCAATCCCAATGTTGGTAAGAGTACCTTAATGAACCTCTTAGTAGGCGAGAAGATCTCGATAGCGACATTCAAAGCGCAGACAACTCGTCATCGCATTATGGGCATTGTCAATACAGAAGATATGCAAATCGTATTTTCTGATACCCCAGGAGTACTCAAACCAAACTATCGTTTGCAAGAAAGTATGTTGGCATTTTCAGAGTCTGCGCTCACAGATGCAGACATCTTATTATATGTAACCGATGTTATTGAGAACCCAGAGAAGAACATCGAATTCTTAGAAAAGGTGCAACATCTTGATATCCCCATCATTCTATTGATCAATAAGATAGACATGTCTGACCAAAAGACCTTGGGTTCATTGGTTGAAAAATGGCATTCTCTACTTCCAAAGGCAGAGATCTTGCCCCTTTCAGCACTTAATAAGTTTGGCGTAGACATTCTATTAAACAGAATAAAGGATTTACTTCCCGACTCACCTCCATTCTTTGATAAAGACCAATTAACAGATAAACCAGCCCGTTTCTTTGTTAGTGAAATCATAAGAGAAAAAATTTTGCTTTTTTATGACAAAGAAATTCCCTATTCAGTAGAGGTTCGTGTGGAAGAATTTAAAGAAGATTCTAAACTCATTCGCATTAGAGTTATAATCTATGTAGAACGAAACAGCCAGAAAGGGATTATCATTGGGCACCAAGGTGTTGCGCTAAAGAAAGTTAGTAGCGAAGCAAGAAAGTCATTAGAGCGTTTCTTTGGAAAGAAGATATACTTAGAGATATTCGTTAAAGTGGATAAAGACTGGCGCAGTTCTCAAAAAGAGTTAGATAGTTTTGGCTATAACCCGGAGTAA
- the der gene encoding ribosome biogenesis GTPase Der translates to MANLVAIVGRPNVGKSTLFNRLTKTRSAIVSDTAGTTRDRQYGKVDWNGREFSIVDTGGWVVNSEDIFEDAIRRQVLIATEEANLVLFVVDVQTGLTDWDEDVAQILRKSKVPIILVVNKVDKNEQQYDAAEFYSLGLGEPFCISSSTGSGTGDLLDEVINNLKAEVDESLEDGIPRFAVVGRPNAGKSSIINAFMGEDRNIVTEIAGTTRDSIYTRFDKFGFDFYLVDTAGIRRKNKVTEDLEFYSVMRSIRAIENSDVCILMIDATRGIETQDMNIFQLIQRNNKSLVVVVNKWDLVPDKDQKVITTFETAIRKRMAPFTDFPIIFASALTKQRIFKVLETAKQVYLNRKAHVGTSKLNEVMLPLIEAFPPPSVKGKYIKIKYCTQLPNTQIPSFVFYANLPQYIKEPYKRFLENKIRDNWTMTGSPINIFIRQK, encoded by the coding sequence ATGGCAAATTTAGTAGCAATTGTTGGACGTCCAAATGTAGGAAAGTCTACATTGTTCAACCGATTAACCAAAACTCGCAGTGCTATTGTTAGCGATACAGCGGGAACAACACGTGATAGACAGTATGGAAAGGTGGATTGGAACGGTAGAGAGTTCTCCATTGTAGATACTGGCGGATGGGTTGTTAACTCTGAAGATATATTCGAAGACGCTATAAGAAGACAGGTTCTTATTGCTACAGAGGAAGCAAATCTTGTGTTATTTGTTGTTGATGTGCAAACAGGACTTACCGATTGGGATGAAGATGTTGCACAAATTCTTCGTAAGTCGAAAGTTCCCATCATCTTAGTTGTAAATAAAGTAGACAAGAACGAGCAACAATACGATGCTGCAGAATTCTATTCACTTGGTTTAGGCGAGCCTTTCTGCATCAGTTCATCAACTGGTAGCGGTACAGGTGACTTGCTCGACGAGGTGATTAACAACCTTAAAGCAGAAGTAGATGAAAGTCTTGAAGACGGAATTCCACGCTTTGCGGTGGTAGGAAGACCTAATGCTGGTAAGAGTAGTATCATCAATGCCTTCATGGGAGAAGACAGAAACATCGTTACTGAGATTGCTGGTACAACCCGAGATAGTATCTACACACGCTTTGATAAGTTCGGTTTCGACTTCTATCTCGTTGATACTGCAGGTATTAGACGTAAGAATAAGGTTACAGAAGACCTCGAATTCTACTCCGTTATGCGCAGTATCAGAGCCATAGAAAACTCAGATGTTTGTATTTTGATGATCGATGCAACAAGAGGTATTGAGACTCAAGACATGAATATCTTCCAGTTAATTCAACGAAACAATAAGTCTTTGGTGGTAGTGGTGAATAAATGGGACCTTGTTCCCGATAAAGATCAAAAGGTGATCACCACCTTCGAGACCGCAATTCGCAAGAGAATGGCTCCATTTACCGACTTCCCAATTATCTTTGCATCTGCACTCACCAAGCAACGAATATTCAAAGTGCTCGAAACAGCTAAACAAGTTTATCTCAACAGAAAAGCTCATGTGGGTACATCGAAGTTGAATGAGGTAATGCTTCCATTGATAGAGGCATTCCCACCACCATCGGTTAAGGGAAAATACATCAAGATTAAGTATTGCACCCAATTGCCAAACACTCAAATTCCATCGTTTGTTTTCTATGCAAACTTGCCTCAATACATCAAAGAACCATACAAACGATTCTTGGAAAACAAGATAAGAGATAATTGGACAATGACGGGTTCGCCCATCAACATATTCATTCGTCAAAAATAA
- a CDS encoding TonB-dependent siderophore receptor — MNKTIFNKRNSILFKRFSNKGYSLFSVLRKEVLIGTLSVATLTNAKAQSISVNEAKTDSTVLGKEKEVDLSEVLITASRAPLTVAQQSRMVKVLGSEEIRAIAAQSVNDLLKHVIAIDVRQRGAIGAQTDISLRGGTFEQVAILVNGINIGDPQTGHNAFDIPVDMSQIERIEVLEGPAGRVYGTSSLLGAINIITKLTKNNNVSAFAKAGSYGFFSGGTALHLSQSHFTNALSASYTRSDGYSVSSKGHHNMDFEGGKAFYQGRYNTDLVQLNWHAGLSSKGWGSNLFYGASDDQYEHTFKTFTALQADTKKGFMKLHGAIYWDRNEDRYEWHHGNENPVPFNYARSNVYGTNINTYFDWTAGKTAIGLDLRQEDLVSTTLGELMAKAKHISGTNRDYTKEFNRTNVSIFLEHNLIIDKFSASLGIISSYNSWLKGGMRVYPGIDIAYQLLPTLKVYASYNSSLRLPTATELFYKYKGFEPNKHLKPEELSAFELGVKHQTPVLTTSAKVYFNHLRNQIDWIGSTDAMGKFVWKSVNFGKINSIGTELALDLSLQQLLPTQKVMKKFSLAYAHIHQNSHKDAELQSRYVLEYLRNKLSASLSLSPLKDVSTTIMYRYLDRTGSVIISPTQTEKYHPYGVFDCRVSLDKPRYSCFVEANNLFNKKYYDYGRIPQPGFWIMAGASFNINL; from the coding sequence ATGAATAAAACAATTTTCAACAAGCGCAATAGCATCTTGTTTAAGCGTTTCTCAAACAAGGGCTATTCTCTTTTTTCTGTGCTTAGAAAAGAAGTTCTTATCGGTACTTTAAGTGTTGCAACACTCACAAACGCTAAAGCTCAAAGCATTAGTGTGAATGAAGCAAAGACCGATTCTACAGTTCTAGGAAAAGAAAAAGAGGTTGATCTCAGTGAAGTTCTTATCACTGCATCACGTGCTCCGCTGACAGTTGCTCAGCAATCGAGAATGGTTAAGGTGCTTGGTAGCGAAGAAATTCGTGCCATTGCAGCACAAAGTGTTAACGACTTATTGAAACATGTTATTGCAATTGATGTGCGACAACGTGGTGCAATAGGTGCTCAAACGGATATAAGTCTACGTGGCGGAACCTTCGAACAAGTGGCAATACTTGTTAATGGCATTAATATTGGCGACCCACAAACAGGACATAATGCTTTTGATATACCCGTTGACATGAGCCAAATAGAACGAATTGAGGTGTTAGAAGGCCCTGCAGGCAGAGTTTACGGAACCTCATCGCTATTAGGAGCCATTAACATTATTACCAAACTAACCAAAAACAACAACGTAAGCGCATTTGCTAAAGCCGGCTCTTACGGTTTCTTTTCAGGCGGAACAGCACTCCATCTTTCTCAATCTCACTTCACCAATGCCCTATCGGCAAGCTACACCCGAAGCGATGGTTATTCGGTTAGCTCGAAAGGTCATCACAATATGGATTTTGAAGGAGGCAAAGCCTTTTATCAAGGTAGATATAACACCGACTTAGTTCAGCTAAACTGGCATGCAGGATTAAGTAGTAAAGGCTGGGGTTCGAATCTTTTTTACGGCGCATCTGACGACCAATACGAACACACCTTTAAAACATTCACCGCTTTGCAGGCTGACACTAAAAAGGGATTTATGAAACTTCATGGTGCAATATATTGGGATAGAAACGAAGATAGATATGAATGGCACCATGGAAACGAAAACCCTGTGCCCTTTAACTATGCTCGTTCGAATGTTTATGGCACCAACATCAATACTTATTTCGATTGGACTGCAGGCAAAACGGCTATCGGTTTAGACTTGAGACAAGAAGATCTTGTGAGCACAACTCTTGGCGAATTGATGGCGAAAGCAAAGCACATATCGGGCACCAATCGTGATTATACCAAAGAGTTTAACAGAACCAACGTTTCTATCTTCCTCGAGCACAACTTAATTATCGATAAGTTCAGTGCATCGTTGGGCATTATCAGCTCGTATAACTCGTGGCTTAAAGGTGGAATGAGAGTTTATCCTGGTATCGACATCGCCTACCAATTGCTCCCCACCCTAAAGGTATACGCCTCTTATAACTCATCACTTCGCTTGCCAACCGCCACCGAATTGTTTTATAAATATAAGGGATTTGAGCCTAACAAACATCTAAAGCCCGAAGAATTATCGGCTTTTGAATTGGGTGTGAAGCACCAAACACCCGTATTAACGACATCGGCAAAGGTGTATTTCAATCATCTTCGCAACCAAATAGACTGGATTGGCTCTACAGATGCAATGGGTAAGTTTGTTTGGAAGAGCGTTAACTTTGGTAAAATCAATAGCATTGGAACCGAATTAGCTCTCGATTTGAGTTTGCAACAGCTATTACCCACACAAAAAGTGATGAAGAAATTCTCACTCGCTTACGCTCATATTCATCAAAATTCGCATAAAGATGCAGAATTGCAAAGTCGCTATGTGCTCGAATATCTGCGCAATAAGCTCTCTGCAAGCTTATCTCTATCACCTTTAAAGGACGTGAGCACCACCATTATGTATCGTTATCTCGACCGCACTGGTAGCGTTATCATCTCGCCAACTCAAACCGAAAAATACCATCCTTATGGCGTTTTCGATTGTCGTGTGTCGCTTGACAAACCTCGATACAGCTGCTTTGTTGAAGCAAACAACCTATTCAACAAGAAGTATTACGACTATGGTAGAATTCCACAACCTGGCTTTTGGATTATGGCAGGAGCCTCTTTTAACATAAACTTATGA
- a CDS encoding beta-ketoacyl-ACP synthase III, with protein sequence MGKINAVITGVGGYVPDYILTNEELSRMVDTSDEWIMARVGIKERRILKEEGLGTSYLARKAAKQLLKKTGTDPQEIDALIVATTTPDYKFPSTASIVLGKLGLTNAFAYDLEAACCGFMYALSQACTMVESGRCKKVIVIGADKMSSIVDYTDRQTCVLFGDGAAGVLVEASEEDYGMQDFYFRTDGKGLPFLHLKAGGSVCPTSKFTVDHHLHYLFQDGRPVFRCAVTDMSNDVMEVLKRNNLTADDISWVVPHEANLRIIEAVAKRAELSLDKVAVNIEHYGNTSAATIPLALWDFESKLKKGDNIIFTAFGAGFVHGASYFKWAYDGNAVASK encoded by the coding sequence ATGGGAAAGATTAATGCTGTCATTACAGGTGTTGGCGGTTACGTTCCTGACTACATCCTTACTAATGAGGAGTTGTCAAGAATGGTTGACACAAGTGATGAGTGGATTATGGCTCGTGTGGGCATAAAAGAACGCCGAATCCTAAAAGAAGAAGGTCTAGGAACAAGCTATTTAGCTCGTAAAGCAGCTAAACAACTTTTGAAGAAAACTGGAACAGATCCTCAAGAAATCGATGCCCTTATTGTTGCAACAACAACTCCTGACTATAAGTTTCCATCAACTGCATCTATTGTATTAGGAAAACTAGGCTTGACTAATGCGTTTGCATACGATTTAGAAGCTGCTTGCTGTGGTTTTATGTATGCTCTCAGTCAAGCATGTACTATGGTTGAAAGTGGTAGATGCAAAAAAGTTATCGTGATAGGTGCCGATAAAATGTCTTCAATAGTAGACTATACAGATCGCCAAACATGCGTTCTTTTCGGTGATGGAGCTGCTGGAGTGCTTGTAGAAGCATCTGAAGAAGACTATGGTATGCAAGATTTCTACTTTAGAACAGATGGAAAAGGCCTTCCTTTCCTTCATCTAAAGGCTGGTGGAAGTGTATGTCCTACATCTAAATTCACTGTAGATCATCATCTACATTATTTGTTCCAAGATGGTAGACCCGTGTTCCGTTGCGCTGTAACAGACATGAGTAATGATGTGATGGAAGTGCTTAAACGCAATAATCTCACTGCAGATGATATCAGTTGGGTTGTTCCTCATGAAGCAAACCTACGTATTATCGAAGCAGTAGCTAAGCGTGCAGAGCTTTCTCTTGACAAAGTTGCAGTAAACATTGAGCACTATGGTAATACAAGTGCAGCAACTATCCCATTAGCTTTATGGGATTTTGAAAGCAAACTAAAGAAAGGTGACAATATTATCTTCACCGCATTCGGTGCAGGATTCGTTCATGGAGCATCTTACTTTAAGTGGGCTTACGATGGAAATGCTGTGGCTTCAAAGTGA